Proteins co-encoded in one Bacillus paramycoides genomic window:
- a CDS encoding YezD family protein, producing the protein MSVREHFEEVSEKIEAMLADMKYGSITIVVQDGKVIQLEKSEKVRLK; encoded by the coding sequence GTGAGCGTACGGGAACATTTTGAGGAAGTATCTGAGAAAATTGAAGCGATGCTTGCTGATATGAAATATGGTTCAATTACAATTGTTGTGCAAGATGGAAAAGTCATTCAATTAGAGAAAAGTGAAAAGGTACGTTTAAAGTAA